In the genome of Armatimonadota bacterium, the window GAGGACTACGCGGAGAATCCCGAGTGGTCGTACCTATTGGCCGAGGCATTCTTCAACGCTGGCCAGTATGACCAAGCCGCCGATGCCTTCGGCACCTTCACAACGATGTACCCCGACTCGACACGCATCAAGGATGGTTGGCTGAAAAAGGAGGAGTCCCTTCGACGGGCGGGACGTTACGAGGAGGCATACAATTATCTAGGGACCATTCCCGCGAAGGATCCTGACTACGAGATCAGGATAGCGGCGCGTAAAGCGGAGCTCTTGTCCCAGCACTTCCGTCATAGTCTCAACCTGTCCAACCAGTGGTGCGAAGACATGATCGCTAAGTATCCGAAAGAACCAGCCATTTTTCTGTGTAAGTATCGGCTCGCCAGCAACTATCTTTATGAGATGCCAGAACCAGAGCGCAAGCCCGCCCAAGCGCGACAGATTCTTCAAGGGCTTGTTCGCGATTACCCGAACGAGCCAATCCTCTTGGAGATGAAGGTCGATATCGCTTACTCGTTTTCGGCTCAAAAGGATTACGCGAATGCGATCAAGCAATATCAGGCGATACTCACGGAACATAAAGATAACTTCCCGGCCGACAACTGGCACGCCTACGTTCACTACTGCCTAGCCAGGTGCCAGATCAACAAGGGGGACAAGGCGGCTGGCAAAGCGGTCCTGGAAGCAATGGTGACGAAGTACCCTGGTGACAACTGGGCCGCTCTGGCAAAAGAAAACCTCGCGGAGGGGATCAGGTAATGACGAATCGACTTTGTCTCGTGCTCAGCGCTTCGGTATGCCTCCTGGCTCGCACCTTAGCGTTCGCAGTCCCCCCTGGCTGTGTCCAGCCGTGTCGCCCCGGTCCGACGGGTATCGAGATCCGTCCGGGCACCACGCTTCAGGATCCGGATCCAGTTTGCCCCGGAATCTCCGTAAGTCTTGTTGTGTACGCGCGGGACTTCGATTCCTGCGGCGACCCGAACAACTGCCCGGATGGCATCATTTACGCTTGGGAGGCTGCCGGTGGGACTCCGGCGTCCGGGTCCGGGTCTTCATTCAGCCCTCACTTAGTCAACCTGGGCCTCACGCGGTGACCTGCAGGGTAACAGACACAGGCACCTATGCCCCGGACCTGGGTACCGACGGAGAGGTCTCGCTCTCGTGGACGGTTGTGGTGCTCGGGATTGATGCTGTCAGTGGCCCTACGGAAATCTGCCCGAACACCGAAGCAACCTACACAGTTACTACTATCCCGGCGGGATTTGAGGATCGCGTGACGTGGACCGGCGGTGGCAATCCCGTCGGCTGGTCTGGGGCCACGTTCACGACTAAGTGGGACACTCATGGCACAAAGACGGTAATGGCGTCTTTATGCGGACAAAGCCAGTCGGTAACCGTAAACGTGAAACAAGTGACGCTCCAGTCCCTAGACTGTCCGCCTGGTCCCGTCTGTCCCGGTGAGAATGCGACGTTCTCGGCGACAACCAGCGATTGTCCCGAGTCGGTGCACTGGACTGGCGGCGGAACCCCGGCAAGTTGGGATGGAAGCTCCTTTACGACGAATTGGGACGCTCCGGGCACTCACACGGTGACGGCAACGGTGGACGGACAGAGCCAAACCTGCCAGATCACCGTGAAACAGCCTACAATTACCGCCATTAGCGGCCCGAGCAGCGTCTGCCCCGGCGAGGCAGCAACGTTCACAGCGACGGTGAACGAGTGTGCGGATTTCGTCAAATGGATCGGCGGCGGTAACCCTCCGAGCGGTCAAGGAGATTCGTTCACAACGACCTGGAGCACGCCTGGCACTCATACAGTGACGGCGACCGTGGGCACCTCGAGCAGGAGCGCAACGGTGACCGTAACAACGCCGCACATCATCGGCGGTAGTCAGACCGCGACGAGTATCTGCCCCAACGTGGCCGTGAGCTTTACCGTCTTGCTGGACCAGTGCCCGAACGTAACGGTACACTGGGCCGGCGGTGAGAATCCGAGCGGCGGCGATGGCGGCACAACCTACTCGACCTCCTGGGCCGAACCCGGCACCCACTATGTCACGGCCACCGTGCCGGGAGGCTCCAGCAGAACCTTTACGGTCACGGTCCTGTCTCCGATGGTCACGAGTATCTCAGGGCCGACTCAGGTTTGCGCCGGCGAGATGGCGTGTTTCGGAGCAACCGTCGACCAGTGTCCTGCCTCCATACGATGGACGTGCGGTGGAGACCCGGCCACCGGTGAGGGCTCACCCTTCTACACGAGCTTCCCCTACGCAGGCACATACGTTGTCACGGCGACTGCAGGGAATTCTTGGCGATCGATCACAGTGACCGTGGCGCCGACTGTGCTCAACGTCACCTTCCTGGAGCCCAACGGTACAGTGGGCGGAACCGTGCCAATCCGAGTTCAGGTAGACACTTCGGAGTGTGTCTCCTCTTACGACCTGTACCTTTCCGAAATCGAGGAGACATCGGAACACCCGACCGACTGGTTCGATTTTGGCACTCCAGAAGTGGAGAGTCAGACGACCTCGAACGGCATCACGTCGACGATCTACCGCTGGAGCTGGGACACCACCGCCAGCAACTTCCATAACGGTTACCATAACCTCCAGGTCTATGGCGATGCCTACATAGGAAATGACTGGACTTGGGACCCTGTCGAAGTGGATCACGAAGTCGAGGTGAAGAACCTCACAGTCAGTTCTGCAGTGGGGTCACCGTCCATCTCATTGGCCCGGACGCCGTACTACGTGGTGTGGGATGGCACAGCCCCCGTCACTTTCACGGTCGATATCGAGGACAATGACACGTCGGACCCGTGTGATATTGACCTCATCATCTATAGCACGGACGATGTGACAGATTGGGTACGCACCATCTATCGGGCTGCCGTCACGGGCTCGCACCACACGTTCACATGGGATGGGAGAGACGAGTGGGGGGAAGCGCTACCCCCAGGAACCTATACCTTCGACGTGATGGTGAGCCAACCCGACGACGGTGATTCGGCCCAATACCGAAGCAGGACCCTTTGGCACGGGCTGCCGCACCAGGTCCAGTTCGCTCAAGATGCGGACGGCACGCTGCAGCTGACTGGGGACAATCTCCAGATGAACGTCACATACACGCTGAATGAGCAGCCTTCCCAGGTCCTCATAGATGCTGTAGACACAAACTGGAATCTCGCCGATACCACGATGGTGACGGACCAGGTACGTGGGGAGGCAAGTCCGGTTCTCCTGAGTGTTCCCGTATCCGATGATCTACCGCCTCCCTTCGGAAAGGGCATCATCTCCGCGATTGACGACCGGTGGGCGGAGGCCCGGGATCACCGGGACAATTGCGCCCTGTCCGTGAACAAGAACGGCAGTGGAACCCGACTCCGATTCGCGCTCCAGTTCCTCCAGCAGAGCACGAATTACTTGCCCCGCGACATAACCGGTCTTGCCCTAATGCGCTACGATGAAATGCCCAGCTTCTATGCCGATCTGATTTACGGTTCGTTTCCAGTCTATGAGACGCAGACGTGGAAGGTGGCTCGTGACTATCACTTCCCAGCCTTCCCGGGCCTCGGAATAACGTGGGCGAGCACGTCCGGTGGGTCCGGCGTGATGAACCGGAGAGAGCATGAGTGGGATCACGATCCAGGCGGACCCATCCCGCACATCGACGACATCGCCCAGACTAATCCCGGAATGCCCTATAAGGCGGATATCGTCCTTTGGAGTGCGACGCTAGGTGGGATGAAGATCGACAAATGCGCTGGCCAAGGACCCGAGTTCTGGGAATTCGGCATCGCCACCTGGGACAACCTCCTTATCCAATGGGATACTCCGAGCAGTAAGATATTTCGCAGTGGGTCGCCAAGCGACTTCCGGCAACTACTTCGTATCCACCCGGATGGCGGTGAGGCATATGGGACCGACGGTTGTATCGGCATCGGTGGGGGTGATCCCAGCTGCAGTACCCAGCAAGTAGCCAAAGACTACAAGCTGCAGGCGGCCAAGTGGGCCGGGCGAACATACGCGGTAAACTACGAAGTCCCGCCAGGCCTTCGCCTTACGACGGCGAGCAAACCGGGCTACATGCCGCTCTACGTTCTCGAGGGCACGCGCACACTTTTCGACTATGGATTCTACGAGAACGACACGTTCAACCGCGCGTATTACGTAGCGCTGATCGATCCTTACCACCAATGAAACGACTAGGGACGATGCATGCCATGGCAGCATGGCTCATTGCGGATCTGAGCATTGGACTCGCGGCTGCGGCGACGCGGCCGGTACTACCTGTGCTTACTTGGTGGGAGGAGCACATCGATCACCAGCCGATCCTAGCGAAGCCGATGGGCAGGGTGTCTTGGCCTAACCATGGCGAGGTGGAAGATCTCCTATGGTACGCGCCACAGAGGCTCCTGCTCGCCTCGCGGCGGGATGCCGTCCGGTCGCTCACCTCCGTTGATCTGACCAATCATCTGGTGCACGCGGTGCCGGATTGCCGCAGTTCATCCGCTGGGTGCTTGGTGCTGGCCCGGACGCCTGGCCCGGTATCGCGTATCCAGCTCGTGAGCACGACGGGGACCGCGGCGCAAGCCTGTGATGTGGATAGTGCCGTGCTGGGCGATACTGCGAACATCATGGGCTTGGCGAATGATACTGTGCTGGCGGCTGAGATCCAGCCCTCTGTAAGCGCGGCGATGCAGCAGGGGTTGATCTATACGCTCTTTGGCCCAAAGGGTCAACCACTCCTGAAGGGGCATCTGCCAAGACAGCTCGGTGTCTCACTGGCTTCCGTTCGAGGGATCCGTCGGTCGGCGGACGGGTATCTGTGGGCCGTCCCCTCGTTCAAGTGGGCACCGGGAACGCCAGAGCAGTGGGAAGGGCCAACGGAAGTGTCGATAGTGCGGATGGCTGCGGGCAGCACAACGCTCGTTCGCAGCATCTCGAGAAGCGATCTGCCGGTTCCGCCCGTGATGGGCTTCCTAAGCTCAAACTCGCTGGACTCTCCCACGTGGCTCCCGGGGTCCACGGATATCCTCGTCTTTCGACGCCGATGGTGTGTCTACACGTCGGGAGCGAACGCCGAGATGCTGTCTGTGCAGGATCTACTTGCTCTGCCGCTCCGGGGGCAGCCGACTGTACTGGACATGGTTGCTGAATACCAAGGGCCGCGGGGCCTCAACTTATCCTGGGAGGCAGATGAGCAAGGCGCCATTCAGGAGTCGTACAGGAACGAAGCGCTGGACCTGTCGGATCTGGTGCCGGTCCCGGCGCTTGTGGATGGCGGCATCGCCTACAAGCGGCATGGCAGGATTATCTATATGAGGGTTCCTCGATGATGCGCGGCACATGGATAGGATTAGCTCTCTTCGGGACGATGGCTGGGCTTACCTTATGCAGCCGGGGTTCGCTTGGCTCCGAGCAGACCGACAAGGCGACATCGGTCTTTCCTACTCAGTTGACGCACTATCTTGCTGAACGCCCTATTCACCCCAGGCATAGTTCCGGCGTCTCCGTCCCGGTCCGTGCGAAGATGTCCATCGCTGGATTGTATTCCGGTCCAGGCGGGCAGGTAGTTACCCTTTCGGTTGTTCCTGCTGCACCGACAGCGGAGAATCGTCGCTGGTCGACAGAGGAGGCCGCGTGGGGTGTTGTCCAGACGGACGAAGGGCGATGGCATGTGCTCGGTAGAAATCTACCCTTGTTCCGAACGCCGAAAGGCGGCATCCCCGCGTTCCGTGCAGAGGTCAGCTTGGGGAACCTCCTTCTATTCGAGCGCCAGCGGCCGGGACGTCCAATTGGTGACGACACCGTCTACCGTTTCGCCCCGCAGTCCATGTTCCAGACGGTGGCCTCACTGAACCGTGGTCTCCTTCGCGAAGCCAAGTTCCTGGAGTCATCCAAAGCGGGCCATATAGTTGTGGTCGATGGGATCGGGCGGCGTCTGCAGTCATTTATATCGTCGCCTCTGCCGGACGGAGCCGTTGAGATCAATACACGATATCGTGAGGGTGGATTCAATTCGATCTGGGGAATGCCCAATCGCGAGGTCTCCGGGGCGGGTACTTACACAACCCTCTGGCTCATGACCGGGCGCACCATGGGAGACGGTAAGCTTGTCGCGAAGGTGACGACCGTTCCTCAGAGCGCGCCGCCAGCGTGGACCGTACGACTCATCTCACCCGATGTTAGTGGGACGGAGCAACCGTCTGTTGTGTTTTGGCGGAGTCTGTGTCTCGAGCTTCAAGCACCAGTTGTGGCTCCCCGGGATGCCGTCGATGCGGATGAGCCTGTGAGTTGGAGCGTTTGCGAGGAGTGCGCCTGGTCGCCGGGCCGGGAGCCACAGATTTCTGACCGGTATATTACCAACGAAACAAAACATGGTCGCTCGCTGCGCTGGGAGAGTGATCCTTCGGGTCGCCAGTGGATTGTCAGCGAGCCCCGACTGCCCTCATTGGCCGCGGCCATGCCCGCTCTGGCCGTGTTTCCCCAGGGGGAGGTCGTCAGTCGAGCTGACGGATCCCTTAAGATCTTCCCTGATACGGAGGAGTCGCCCGATGTTTTCGCCCACAGGAAGGAAGGTGCGTAATGCAGTCATTCAAGTGTCGATCTTTCATCACGGGGGCCGTACTGTCCCTTGTCCTAGTGACCGGTCTTGTGCCTTGCGCCGCGCAGGTGTCTGTCCGAACGTACGTAAAGCGCGATCTCGCCGCAGGCATCTATGTTTCTGTTCGCTTACCAGCGGTTGGGCCCTTGCATAGTGCTCCCGTCCGCGTCTACCTGGGACGCGGGCTAAACCCACGTAGCGAGCCCGTCCGATCCGTCAGCATGTCGATGTCCCTCGAACGTGAAGGCCTGAGTCCGGTGATCACCGAGGCCCGCGAGACGCTCCCCGGTACATATGTTGCGGAGATGGACGTAACGTCCGGCGAGTACACGTTGCAGATCCGGATCACTCGGGATGGGCAGGTGCATCTCATTGACATCCCGACCTGGACCGTCGCGCCTTCGCTCGTGCCACTGATCACGCCAGCCGAATTGCGCCGCGCTTGGAGCGATAAGCGCGTATCGCTTGTAGACGTGAGGGGCGCCGCGAAGGAACGGGCTGCGGGCTCGATTCACCTTTCGTTCGCTTCGATCCGCTCTTCGCGAATAGACCTGCCGAAGAACAAGGAGGTGGTACTCTACGAGGACGCTCCATCCAACAGGTTGGCCGAAGCGGCCGCCAAGCACCTACAGAGCCACGGCTATCGAGCGTCTGTCCTGTACGGGGGACTAACGTCGTTAGTGGAGAGCGGGTGGAGTATCGCCGCCGACGCTCCAGAGGCGCCTCAGGAAACGCTGCCACCCGCGAAAGGACGCACGCATTAGGATGTTAAGGACAGGGAGCGGGGCGGATTGCGCGAGGTTTCGCGCTCCCTCCCATGCCACAGCAAAGACGTGCCGTGTTACTGGTTGCCTTCCCAAAGAGATATGGAACCTCTTCTGAAGCTCCGAGGACGCGCCCTTAGGAACATAATTCTATCGATGTGGGGCGCCGCCTTGCTCAGTGCCGTTGCCATCAGTGCCATGAGCGGCCATAGCCGGGACCACACTGGGGCGCCGTTGCAATCCGTCGCCCGGTCGGGAGGGAGGCGGAGTGCCCTAGACCGCTGGTGGGAGCGATACGCCAGCGGTCTGCGCGGTATTCCGAAGCCTCTTGCACAAGTTCGCGTCGGTACACCGACGATGGAGGCACATCTGTTCTGGCCGTCCCAAGACGTTATCCTTGTGCTGAACCGGTCCCCATCCGATGCGTTCCGTCTGATGGCAGTGCGGATTTCGACGCAGCAGCGAATCGACCTGACCCGTCTGATGAGACCTGGGTTGGGGACTGAGTTGTGGCTCACTGGGCAGGTCGTCGCGACACCGGGCAAACGTCCCCGCCTCGTCGCCTCCGTCCAACGTGATGGAGTGTATCGCCTCGTCGGCTGCGATCTGCCCAACAATCTTCGCAGCAGGAACAGTCGACATGCTGTGGAGGCCCAATCGGTCGCGGCAGTCCACGTGTTCCCCCGGGCTGTCGGCGACATGCTCCGCTATCGCGACACGCCGTTCAAATGGGTAAATGCACAAGGGCACGCACTCGCCAGCGGTCGAATCCCTGGGTGTCTGGTCCCCTGGAGTCTCTCCCCGACCTCGATCCGGCGCACTCCATCGGGCGGGCTCTGGGCGTTTCCCGCGTATGAGCAGGAAAACTACATCGAGATCGATGCCCCGCCGGAGGACTTGGCCGTGGTCGGTGTTACTCGTGCAAGGACGAGAGTGCTTTACAGGATCGCCCGGCGGCACCGGATCCCATTGGACTTTCATCGATTGGTTCATGCCCGCCACCAGTTCACAGGGCCGATATGGCTTTCCGGATCGGATGTACTGGCCTACAGGCGCCGCGTGGTTGCCACGGATCAGAGCCGCGGTCTGGAAGTGTTTGAGATCTGGACGACGGCAGGGCGACGGCGGCCGCGCCTTTTGGCCGCCGTCGCAAGGACAACGTCCGGGGTCTTGTGGCGCGCCCGTTACTCAGGAGGTCTCACCGCGTCAGGACCACCGCTGGGAGCAGGGGTCAGCGAAGAGGACTTGTTGCCGTGCAGCGATCCTGCCGGGAGCCGAATCGCGTATATGGATTGTGGCCAAATCGTCATGGTCCGTTGCCCGCGCGGGTAAGCAAAGGATACGTAGAAGAAGTCTCGAGCCGGGCGCTGGGACAGTGCCGCAACACCAACGGTACGGGACAGCAAGCCTCAAGTTGTTTGGTTACGCCAAAGTCGGTCAGTTGCTGAGAAGACTGGAGAGGTCGCGTCGCCTTCCCGAGGGGAGATCGAAGGCTTCGAATCGATTATATGATTGGCCGTCGTCGACTCGTGCCCTTCGGTAAAGCGCTATGAGGGTATTCGGCGCCGGCCAGAACAACCTGGCAGTTTCGATGTCGGGAGCAATCTGTACGCCTTCAGTGCGCTTCGGCATGTTCGGCATGTGGGCGCTGGGTGCCCGCCACCAGTCGAGGAGAGGCGTTCTGGATGCTGTCGAAACCGGCGCTCGCTGTGTGACCGGCGCGGCAGTGGGCGCAGAAACCAGTGTCGGATTGGGTGCGACGGGTTTCGAGCATCCTGAGATCGAGATGGCACCAACGAGCGTCAGCATAGCGAGAGCGGTGGCCAGGATGACTCTGGCCACATCAATATGACGGGACATCGAAACCTCCTTCGGGCTCACGGTGAGCACTGGGACATAACTAATCTGGTCGCGGGCGGCTACTGTTATAATGAACGAATTGTGGCTTAGGATGTCACCATCGCGCCAGCAACGCGACGCGTGGAAATCCGCGATGTAATCTCATTTTTATCGCCATTGATCAGTGGATTTGAGGTGAAACCTTCAAAATGGTCTGTACTTTCCTATGCTTGAACTAGGTGCATCTGCGGTGGGGCTCCACTCGAAACCGCTGCGGTCCAGCATATCTGTAGAGCCAAGGTTGCACCTGCTTGCTTACCAGAGGCGCTTAACGTTTGTGAATAGTCGCCGGGTGCGAGGTGTGTTCATGATCAGATTACTGATCCTCCTCTCTACTGTATTTGTGCTCACCAAGGCCATCGCGGCTGGTGACGGCCAGTCAACGGTCTTCTACGACTACAGCCGCCCGAGTGGCGGTCCCCGTATGCGTAGCGAAGTGCCGTCCTTCGCTCCGTTGGCAGCCGCACCCATTCGCATCGACCTTAGCAGGGACGGAAAGCCGCTGAAGCCAGCTAAGGTGACCATCGAACTCCACAGCCCCAAGGAGCCTAAGCGAATCCTATCCGCTCGCTTTGTGAGTCCCGGCGTCTACGTCGCGCTTGCGGACATTACCAAGCCGGGGGCCTACGGTATGACGGTCACTTTCCGCTCCCCGCCTGAAAACATCAGGATTGACGTACCTGTGTGGGAGGTTGGGAGCATTGATACCCCTCGCATTAGCCCCGTGGCGTTGCGGCCGAGGTGGACAAGTGGAAACGCCATCCTTCTCGACATCCGATCAGATCCCGAGCACCGCATCAAAGGCGGGATAGCCATGCTCTCTACCGACCTCACCAACCGCATGGCTACGTTGCCAAAGGACAGATTGATCGCTGTCTTCTGTGATTGCGTCTCGGAGTATGCGGCGGTGCCGGTAGTGCAGCAACTCCTTTCGGCCGGCTATCGTGCCGCCGCGGTTTACGGCGGAACGAGGGGTCTTCGGGAGAACGGCTGGACCACGGAGCCACCTACAGAGCCAGAACCGTGCCAACGTTGACCGGTGCCGTCTCATCCAACAGCGCAGACGGGCCTTTGGGCCGCGTGTTCGTTCGCTTTAGGCGTCGCATCCGTGCCCCGCGGCGTTCATGGTGTGCGGCGATTAGTGAGGTTGGCCCAAGGATCCAATAACACCCCATAGCCTACCCCAATGTGTTGTTCTTAGCGTCGTCGGGACCGAGTATTTGATGCGCACAAATCGGTGATGGAAATGGACATCCCGACAGGAGCATCGGGCCAGGCGCCTTAACATTCGTCGGATCACTCTGTCCCCAATTGGTTAGCCGCTATCGCGGGGGCCAACTCCACACAGCAGATTTGCCCGGAACGTCCGTTCGGCGAAATACTGGAGGCATGGAACGAACCCGTGAGATCGTCCTGACCGGACAGCGCGGCGGCGTCGCTTTGGTCGACGAAGTCGATTACGAATACCTGAATCGCTGGAA includes:
- a CDS encoding rhodanese-like domain-containing protein; this translates as MIRLLILLSTVFVLTKAIAAGDGQSTVFYDYSRPSGGPRMRSEVPSFAPLAAAPIRIDLSRDGKPLKPAKVTIELHSPKEPKRILSARFVSPGVYVALADITKPGAYGMTVTFRSPPENIRIDVPVWEVGSIDTPRISPVALRPRWTSGNAILLDIRSDPEHRIKGGIAMLSTDLTNRMATLPKDRLIAVFCDCVSEYAAVPVVQQLLSAGYRAAAVYGGTRGLRENGWTTEPPTEPEPCQR
- a CDS encoding rhodanese-like domain-containing protein; amino-acid sequence: MSLEREGLSPVITEARETLPGTYVAEMDVTSGEYTLQIRITRDGQVHLIDIPTWTVAPSLVPLITPAELRRAWSDKRVSLVDVRGAAKERAAGSIHLSFASIRSSRIDLPKNKEVVLYEDAPSNRLAEAAAKHLQSHGYRASVLYGGLTSLVESGWSIAADAPEAPQETLPPAKGRTH
- a CDS encoding tetratricopeptide repeat protein, with protein sequence MHWKKCLFALAVIPILSLAALADPGDDALDAVLLKLKSGDAAGAIADLDKSPSLSPAQTIRARYYRAYAHYRLGQKDTAITDLTGLLPADTASALERAGFVSLAGKNGESARALLGAIHNEAKRYDRLPRIYTAMVEDYAENPEWSYLLAEAFFNAGQYDQAADAFGTFTTMYPDSTRIKDGWLKKEESLRRAGRYEEAYNYLGTIPAKDPDYEIRIAARKAELLSQHFRHSLNLSNQWCEDMIAKYPKEPAIFLCKYRLASNYLYEMPEPERKPAQARQILQGLVRDYPNEPILLEMKVDIAYSFSAQKDYANAIKQYQAILTEHKDNFPADNWHAYVHYCLARCQINKGDKAAGKAVLEAMVTKYPGDNWAALAKENLAEGIR
- a CDS encoding PKD domain-containing protein; this translates as MTCRVTDTGTYAPDLGTDGEVSLSWTVVVLGIDAVSGPTEICPNTEATYTVTTIPAGFEDRVTWTGGGNPVGWSGATFTTKWDTHGTKTVMASLCGQSQSVTVNVKQVTLQSLDCPPGPVCPGENATFSATTSDCPESVHWTGGGTPASWDGSSFTTNWDAPGTHTVTATVDGQSQTCQITVKQPTITAISGPSSVCPGEAATFTATVNECADFVKWIGGGNPPSGQGDSFTTTWSTPGTHTVTATVGTSSRSATVTVTTPHIIGGSQTATSICPNVAVSFTVLLDQCPNVTVHWAGGENPSGGDGGTTYSTSWAEPGTHYVTATVPGGSSRTFTVTVLSPMVTSISGPTQVCAGEMACFGATVDQCPASIRWTCGGDPATGEGSPFYTSFPYAGTYVVTATAGNSWRSITVTVAPTVLNVTFLEPNGTVGGTVPIRVQVDTSECVSSYDLYLSEIEETSEHPTDWFDFGTPEVESQTTSNGITSTIYRWSWDTTASNFHNGYHNLQVYGDAYIGNDWTWDPVEVDHEVEVKNLTVSSAVGSPSISLARTPYYVVWDGTAPVTFTVDIEDNDTSDPCDIDLIIYSTDDVTDWVRTIYRAAVTGSHHTFTWDGRDEWGEALPPGTYTFDVMVSQPDDGDSAQYRSRTLWHGLPHQVQFAQDADGTLQLTGDNLQMNVTYTLNEQPSQVLIDAVDTNWNLADTTMVTDQVRGEASPVLLSVPVSDDLPPPFGKGIISAIDDRWAEARDHRDNCALSVNKNGSGTRLRFALQFLQQSTNYLPRDITGLALMRYDEMPSFYADLIYGSFPVYETQTWKVARDYHFPAFPGLGITWASTSGGSGVMNRREHEWDHDPGGPIPHIDDIAQTNPGMPYKADIVLWSATLGGMKIDKCAGQGPEFWEFGIATWDNLLIQWDTPSSKIFRSGSPSDFRQLLRIHPDGGEAYGTDGCIGIGGGDPSCSTQQVAKDYKLQAAKWAGRTYAVNYEVPPGLRLTTASKPGYMPLYVLEGTRTLFDYGFYENDTFNRAYYVALIDPYHQ